From a region of the Helianthus annuus cultivar XRQ/B chromosome 5, HanXRQr2.0-SUNRISE, whole genome shotgun sequence genome:
- the LOC110940497 gene encoding F-box/kelch-repeat protein At1g55270 — translation MKSAYKMERGIQPPLVDTTACLCRVDAGLKTVAGAKRFVPGSKLCLQPDIKPSIHPTRQKPTRDRTRNQSPLLPGLPDDLAIACLIRVPRIEHRKLRLVCKRWYRLLAGNFFYSLRKNLQIAEEWVYVMKRDKDRKMTWLGFDPLNHLWQPLPPVPKEYSEALGFGCAVLSGCHLYLFGGKDPIKGSMRRVVYYSARTNKWHRAPDMLRRRHFFGTCVINNCLYVAGGENEGVQRSLRSVEVYDPSKNRWSFVSDMSTAMVPFIGLVYDGKWFLKGLGSHRQVVSEMYQPETDKWTAVQDGMVSGWRNPSTCLDGKLYALECKDGCKVRVYDEETDSWSKHIDSKMHMGNSKGFEAAALVPLNGKLCIIRNNMSISLVHVGKDGGATWETLAGKGQLKTLMSNLWSSLAGRNRLKSHIVHCQVLQA, via the exons ATGAAATCTGCATATAAAATGGAAAGAGGGATTCAGCCTCCTTTG GTGGATACAACAGCTTGCTTGTGTAGAGTAGATGCCGGTCTGAAAACCGTTGCAGGAGCAAAAAGATTCGTTCCCGGTTCAAAACTTTGTCTACAACCCGACATCAAACCGTCAATTCACCCTACCAGACAAAAACCAACCCGTGACCGAACCCGTAACCAATCCCCTCTTCTGCCCGGGCTGCCCGATGACCTCGCCATAGCCTGTTTAATACGGGTCCCACGAATCGAGCACCGCAAGCTCCGGTTAGTTTGCAAAAGATGGTACCGTCTCTTAGCCGGTAACTTCTTCTATTCTCTACGGAAAAACCTACAAATAGCCGAAGAATGGGTGTACGTTATGAAACGAGACAAAGATCGAAAGATGACATGGCTCGGGTTCGACCCATTGAACCACCTTTGGCAACCATTACCACCGGTCCCAAAAGAATACTCAGAGGCTCTAGGGTTCGGGTGCGCGGTCCTAAGCGGATGTCATTTATACTTATTCGGCGGTAAAGATCCCATCAAGGGCTCAATGAGACGGGTTGTTTATTATAGTGCGCGGACCAATAAATGGCACCGGGCCCCTGATATGCTTAGGAGACGACATTTTTTCGGGACGTGTGTTATAAACAACTGTTTGTATGTAGCCGGCGGTGAGAATGAAGGTGTTCAACGGTCCCTAAGGTCGGTAGAGGTTTACGACCCGAGTAAGAACCGATGGTCTTTCGTTTCGGATATGAGTACAGCCATGGTCCCGTTTATAGGGTTGGTTTATGATGGGAAGTGGTTCTTGAAGGGGCTTGGGTCACATAGGCAAGTGGTTAGTGAAATGTACCAACCGGAAACGGATAAGTGGACCGCGGTTCAAGACGGGATGGTTTCGGGCTGGAGGAACCCGAGCACGTGTTTAGATGGGAAACTTTATGCTTTGGAGTGTAAAGACGGGTGTAAAGTTCGGGTTTATGATGAAGAAACCGATTCGTGGAGTAAGCATATTGATAGCAAGATGCATATGGGGAACTCGAAGGGTTTTGAGGCTGCAGCATTGGTCCCTTTGAATGGGAAACTTTGTATTATAAGAAATAATATGAGTATATCTTTGGTGCATGTCGGGAAAGACGGCGGTGCCACATGGGAAACACTAGCGGGAAAAGGGCAGTTGAAGACGTTGATGTCGAACCTGTGGTCCAGTCTGGCGGGTCGGAACCGATTGAAGAGCCATATTGTTCATTGTCAAGTGCTTCAAGCATGA